CTTGCAGCTTGCGGCCAACGGCGCGCGCCACGCTCCCGCCGATTCCGGCATCGACCTCGTCGAACACCCGGCTCGTTCCTTCGCTCCCGCGCTGAAGGACCAGATGAATCGCCAGCATGATGCGCGAGATCTCGCCACCCGAGCCGACGCGGGAGAGCGGACGCGCCGGCTCGCCCGGATTGGCCGCCAGCAGGAACTGAACCCGGTCCCATCCCGCCGGCCCGCACGACACCCCCACGCCGCCATGCCGCACTGGAGAGCCGGGGTCCTCCTCCTCGGCGAACTCGACCCGGAAGGCCTTGCCCGCCAGCCCCAAGGCATTCAATTCTTCGCCCACGGCGTCCTCGAGACGGCGCGCCGCCGCGCGGCGCTTCGACGAAAGCTCGCCCGCGAGCCGGGAGCACCGCTCCGCCCCCAGGCGGATCGCTTCGGCCAGGCGTTCCGCGGAATGCTCCTCCCCCGTGAACGATTCGTACTCCTCGCGCGAGCGGCGGGCGTAATCGAGAACGGCGGCTTCGTCGGAGCCATATTTTCGGAAGAGCGCTTCCAGCGAAGCCATTCGCGCCTCGATTTCCTCGAGGCGGCACAGCGGATCCTCGGAATCGTGCTGCGCCTCGCTCAGGGCCGCCGCGAGATCCTGGAGCGCCAGCTTCGCTTCCTCGCCGCGCGACAGCGGCGCGTCCAGGCCAGGATCGAGGCGGGCCAGCTCGCGCGCCGCCCCCAGAGCCGCTTCCAGCAGCCCGAGAGCGGAAACCTCCCCTTCGTGCAGCGCTTCCACTCCCGCGCGCGACAGCTCACCGATCTTTTCCAGATTGCGCAGGCGCAGGCGCTCGGCACGCAGGGCTTCCATCTCCCCCGGCTCGAGCGCGGCGCGCTCGATCTCGTCGACCTGGTATTTCAGGAAGTCGAGGCGGCGGGCGATTCCCTCGGCGTCCTTCTCGAGGGCCTCGAGGCGCCGGCGCACCGAGAGCAAACTCTCCCAGGCAGCCGCCATCTTCCCGAGCCGCTCGCCCTGCTCGGCATGCCCGTCCAGGATGGCGAGATGCTCCGAGGCCCGCAGCAGGACCTGGTGCTCGTGCTGACCGTGCAGGTCCACCAGCGACGCGGCGACGCGCCGCAGATCGGCCAGGGACACCGGATGCTCCGCCAGGAAGGCCCGGCTCCTTCCGCCGGCGAGTATCTCGCGGCGCAAGACCAGTGATCCCTCCGCGGGCATCCAGCCTTTCTCCGACAGCAGAGGAAGAAGGTCGGCGTGCCTCTCCAGGTCGAAGACGGCTTCCACCGCGGCGCTCGACTCTCCGAAGCGGATCATCTCCGGCGCGGCGCGCTCCCCCAGCAGCAGCGCAAGGGAGTCGACCAGCATCGACTTGCCGGCCCCGGTCTCCCCCGTCAGGACGGTCAGCCCGGGAGAAAGATCGAGGGACAGGTCACGGATGAGCGCGAAATTGCGGATTCGAAGGTGTTTGATCATTCCTCACGCGAGGAGGGCGAGGATCGGCTTCCGCGGGCGGATGGTAGCATCGGCCCCGGGGGGAGTCAAGCTTTCCCGGGAATCGGCGGAATCGCCTATCTCTTTTCATTCCCGGGCTTTGACTTGGGGATCCTCCTGCGCTATATTCCCCTCGCTGGGCTGAAACTCCCCGCACGGGCGGCCGTCCCGGTTGGCGCCCGCCAGCGATTTCCGGTCCTCACCCCACTCCGTCACGGAGGGTCCTCTTGATTCCATCGATTCACCCCCTCACGGCGCCCCTTCTGCTCCAGGGTTTTCAGGGAGACGTGCTGCACCTGGTGGCGGCTTCCGGTGCCGTCGCCCGCACCGTCCTGGGCATCCTCCTGGTTTTCTCAGTCCTGTCCTTCTCGGTGATGTTCGATCGCTTCCGGGTCTACAAGCGCGCCGCCCGCACCAGCGTCGGCTTTCTGGAGTTCATGGACGCGACGCGGAACCTCGCCGATCTCAGGGACCGCTGCGACCGCTTCATCGGCAGCCCTCTGGTCGGATTGTTCAAGGCGGGCTTCCGCGAGATGACGGCCCAGGCCGTGGGAGGCGAGGAGCGCCGTTTCTCCGGCTCCCCGGCGATCGTCAGCGAAGCTTCCGTGGCGCGGAGCGTCGAGAAGATCCGCCGCGTGCTCGACCGCGCCGCGCTCGCCGAGAACGAAAAGCTCGAATCCTACCTGCCGGTCCTGGCCACCACGGGAGCCGTCACCCCGTTCGTCGGACTGTTCGGGACCGTGTGGGGCATCATGACCGCCTTCACGCGCATCGGCACGCAGGGATCGGCCAGCCTGGCGGCAGTGGCCCCCGGCATCTCCGAAGCGCTCATCACC
The window above is part of the Candidatus Polarisedimenticolia bacterium genome. Proteins encoded here:
- the recN gene encoding DNA repair protein RecN, which encodes MIKHLRIRNFALIRDLSLDLSPGLTVLTGETGAGKSMLVDSLALLLGERAAPEMIRFGESSAAVEAVFDLERHADLLPLLSEKGWMPAEGSLVLRREILAGGRSRAFLAEHPVSLADLRRVAASLVDLHGQHEHQVLLRASEHLAILDGHAEQGERLGKMAAAWESLLSVRRRLEALEKDAEGIARRLDFLKYQVDEIERAALEPGEMEALRAERLRLRNLEKIGELSRAGVEALHEGEVSALGLLEAALGAARELARLDPGLDAPLSRGEEAKLALQDLAAALSEAQHDSEDPLCRLEEIEARMASLEALFRKYGSDEAAVLDYARRSREEYESFTGEEHSAERLAEAIRLGAERCSRLAGELSSKRRAAARRLEDAVGEELNALGLAGKAFRVEFAEEEDPGSPVRHGGVGVSCGPAGWDRVQFLLAANPGEPARPLSRVGSGGEISRIMLAIHLVLQRGSEGTSRVFDEVDAGIGGSVARAVGRKLQELGRGGQVLCVTHLPQIASLAEHHFRVAKHSRAGRTEVRVEALDREGAVREVARMLGGEKVSDLSLRHAAEMVSGR
- a CDS encoding MotA/TolQ/ExbB proton channel family protein, translated to MIPSIHPLTAPLLLQGFQGDVLHLVAASGAVARTVLGILLVFSVLSFSVMFDRFRVYKRAARTSVGFLEFMDATRNLADLRDRCDRFIGSPLVGLFKAGFREMTAQAVGGEERRFSGSPAIVSEASVARSVEKIRRVLDRAALAENEKLESYLPVLATTGAVTPFVGLFGTVWGIMTAFTRIGTQGSASLAAVAPGISEALITTAAGLIPAICAVIAYNYFLGRLRHLNSLMDEFLLRFTAIAEHHLESSPAPGAAEAGKRRM